One Brassica napus cultivar Da-Ae chromosome C2, Da-Ae, whole genome shotgun sequence DNA window includes the following coding sequences:
- the LOC106431747 gene encoding COP1-interacting protein 7-like isoform X2: MKSSTRLDSVVFQLTPTRTRCDLLIIDNGKAEKIATGLLDPFLAHLKTAQDQVSKGGYSIVLKPKDGDNAAWFTKATIQRFVRFVSNPDVLERVYTLETEIMQIREAIGIQYNSEVALPVVEDNLRAKRAESTQGSRPLLQLNEEKAIVLYEPDSHPKQANLSTTSDENSKVQVLKVLETRKKVLQKEQGMAFARAVAAGFQVDDMLPLISFAKSFGASRLMDACLKFMDLWKKKHESGQWLEIEATQPNISPTNASGTMLANAANMRRNSWPGSPENNNDVKSLTNVNKEHVQGQHQHPMYAPWPVHSPPGTFPVFQGYTMQGMPYYPYPSPYPSTDDSRRSSGQRKAKKHHSSCSEDSSGSEDQGREKGKSGRRRRSGKVVIRNINYINSKKQDHSGTESDAEEGAIVVECYNVGKERETKGTEADTGDWQAFQTLLLQDADTEERTGKYDDPLAHDKREAERYQERDTQNGIVTRRIRGSSDSFMVHQRENGFENPSDPLNLKGFDNPRNGLDKRSSSVNMDDDSYIVTREAGSSTRNAIDIGSEISSYHQADGSKRNKISYEPHDLSLMPERETEKLSAGYDPALDFGSKALKKKNNKEAGVTKKSLRDPTTRLSNDAADKRKASGVIRKGRPTKMSPLDEARARADKLRNFKADLLIIKKEKEEEERKRIEGLKIARQKRIAAKSNSTVVGQSQLSAQQTRKNLPNRYSPGAPRASKFSDTEPGSLSSPLQRRLPIRSASLGSGESEKVPKNSKLSSGSKSTGNRLTRSISPLPPSKREGTATGNRLTRSISPLPLSKRDTRISLDSQDESVSRTRPKMGSAPSSAVRSLHMAGSWLTRSISPLPLSKRETRVSLNSQNKSVSRTRRLSEPKTVNNSAPSSAVRSLRTIASKKASDAPEIKKISAIVNYDIAKIASLPELKIKQPKGAEKTKSSASEIEPSGNKNKPLCQNAVDETPVIEKTVVMVLPSSARSISADQTKQEKPKVTMQESSNDLVLVSTLILARSI; this comes from the exons ATGAAATCGTCGACCAGGCTTGATTCAGTTGTGTTTCAGCTCACTCCCACTCGAACCCG GTGTGATCTGTTGATAATAGATAATGGAAAGGCTGAGAAGATAGCTACAGGGTTGCTTGATCCTTTTCTTGCTCACTTGAAGACTGCACAAGATCAAGTTTCTAAAGGTGGCTACTCCATTGTTCTCAAGCCTAAGGATGGTGACAATGCAGCTTGGTTCACTAAAGCAACAATTCAGAG GTTTGTTCGATTTGTGAGCAATCCGGATGTCCTAGAACGTGTCTACACTTTAGAAACTGAGATCATGCAGATCAGGGAAGCAATTGGTATCCAGTACAACTCTGAAGTAGCATTACCTGTT GTGGAAGACAATCTACGAGCAAAAAGAGCGGAGAGTACACAAG GTAGTAGGCCATTACTACAGCTCAACGAGGAGAAAGCCATTGTCCTTTACGAG CCAGATTCACATCCAAAGCAAGCAAATCTGTCTACCACATCAGATGAAAACTCTAA AGTTCAAGTTCTGAAAGTTCTGGAGACAAGGAAGAAAGTGTTGCAGAAAGAACAGGGAATGGCATTTGCACGTGCCGTGGCAGCCGGTTTCCAAGTTGATGATATGCTTCCTCTTATATCTTTCGCCAAATCCTTTGGAGCCTCACGATTGAT GGATGCCTGCTTAAAATTCATGGACTTGTGGAAGAAAAAGCATGAATCTGGTCAGTGGCTTGAAATCGAAGCAACACAGCCAAACATCTCTCCAACGAACGCCTCAGGGACTATGTTGGCAAATGCTGCTAATATGCGTAGGAACTCGTGGCCTGGGTCACCTGAAAATAATAATG ATGTGAAGTCTCTTACAAATGTAAATAAAGAACATGTGCAAGGGCAGCATCAACACCCAATGTATGCACCATGGCCAGTTCACTCTCCGCCCGGGACTTTTCCAGTGTTTCAAGGATATACAATGCAGGGCATGCCTTACTATCCATATCCATCACCCTATCCCTCTACGGATGATTCTAGGCGTAGCTCTGGCCAAAGAAAGGCTAAGAAACATCACTCATCTTGTAGCGAGGACTCCTCCGGATCAGAAGATCAGGGCAGAGAGAAAGGAAAATCAGGTAGGAGAAGGAGATCAGGGAAGGTAGTGATTCGGAATATAAACTACATTAATTCGAAGAAGCAAGATCATTCAGGAACAGAATCTGATGCTGAAGAAGGGGCAATAGTAGTAGAATGTTACAATGTTGGtaaagagagagaaacaaaaggGACAGAGGCTGACACTGGGGATTGGCAAGCATTTCAAACTTTATTGTTGCAAGATGCTGATACAGAAGAACGTACAGGGAAATATGATGATCCTTTGGCTCATGACAAACGTGAAGCAGAAAGATATCAAGAAAGGGATACTCAAAATGGAATTGTGACTCGTAGAATTAGGGGATCTAGTGACTCTTTCATGGTTCACCAGAGAGAAAATGGTTTTGAGAATCCTTCTGATCCTCTCAACTTGAAAGGTTTTGATAATCCAAGGAATGGTCTGGATAAAAGATCATCATCAGTTAACATGGATGATGATTCTTATATTGTTACTCGGGAAGCTGGAAGCAGTACTCGAAATGCTATAGACATTGGATCAGAGATCTCTTCGTACCACCAAGCTGATGGAAGTAAAAGAAACAAGATCAGTTATGAGCCTCATGATCTGAGTCTGATGCCAGAGCGAGAAACAGAGAAGTTATCAGCTGGTTATGATCCTGCACTAGATTTTGGTTCCAAAGctttaaagaaaaagaataacaaGGAAGCTGGAGTTACAAAGAAGTCATTGAGAGATCCAACAACAAGACTGTCTAATGATGCTGCAGATAAGAGGAAGGCTTCAGGGGTAATACGGAAAGGAAGACCCACAAAGATGAGTCCTTTAGATGAAGCAAGAGCACGAGCTGATAAGCTTAGAAATTTCAAAGCTGATCTTCTGATCATCAAAAAGGAAAAG gaagaggaagagaggaaACGCATCGAAGGTCTGAAAATAGCAAGACAGAAGAGGATTGCTGCTAAAAGCAACTCAACTGTAGTAGGCCAGTCACAGTTATCTGCTcaacaaacaagaaaaaatttGCCAAACAGATATTCTCCTGGCGCTCCTAGAGCCTCTAAGTTTAGTGACACAGAACCAGGATCATTATCATCACCTCTTCAACGCCGTCTTCCCATAAGAAGTGCTTCTTTAGGCTCCGGTGAATCTGAGAAAGTTCCCAAGAATAGTAAACTGAGTTCTGGAAGTAAGTCAACAGGTAACAGGCTAACAAGATCGATATCACCTCTACCTCCATCTAAGAGAGAAGGCACAGCTACAGGTAATAGGCTAACAAGGTCGATATCACCATTACCTCTTTCTAAGAGAGACACCAGAATCAGTCTTGATAGTCAGGACGAGTCAGTTTCAAGGACAAGACCCAAAATGGGTAGTGCACCAAGTTCTGCAGTGAGGTCACTGCACATGGCAGGAAGTTGGCTAACAAGGTCGATATCACCATTACCTCTCTCTAAGAGAGAAACCAGAGTTAGTCTTAATAGTCAGAACAAGTCAGTTTCAAGGACAAGACGATTATCGGAACCTAAAACGGTTAATAATAGTGCACCAAGTTCTGCAGTGAGGTCACTGCGCACAATAGCATCCAAAAAAGCATCTGATGCTCCGGAGATAAAGAAAATATCTGCCATTGTTAACTATGATATAGCGAAAATCGCCTCTCTTCCTGAGCTGAAGATTAAACAACCAAAAGGGGCCGAGAAAACTAAATCTTCAGCTTCTGAGATTGAACCAAGTGGTAACAAGAACAAACCCTTGTGCCA